From a region of the Saccharomyces paradoxus chromosome IV, complete sequence genome:
- the GCV1 gene encoding glycine decarboxylase subunit T (T subunit of the mitochondrial glycine decarboxylase complex~similar to YDR019C) — translation MSIIKKLVFKRFNSTLKKTALHDLHVSLGGTMVPYAGYSMPVLYKGQTHIESHNWTRTNAGLFDVSHMLQSKLSGPHSVRFLQRVTPTDFNALPVGSGTLSVLLNPEGGVVDDTIITKENHNEFYIVTNAGCAERDTEFLRSELQNGSTSDCQWKIIEGRSLLALQGPKATDVLGPLLLKTAQGKDLKELFFGQRHEFALKDGTLVQIARGGYTGEDGFEISIANEKAVEFAEQLLANPLMKPIGLAARDSLRLEAGMCLYGHELEESITPVEAALNWVISKSRRNMVDQKYWFNGYAKIMDQLNNKTYSRIRVGFKYLKKGPAARNGVKVFLPDGQTEVGLVTSGSASPSLNNINIGQAYVQKGYHKKGTELLVQVRNKFYPIELAKMPLVPTHYYKQ, via the coding sequence ATGTCtataatcaaaaaattggtgTTTAAGAGGTTCAATTcaactttgaagaaaactgCCCTTCATGATCTTCATGTGTCATTAGGCGGTACGATGGTACCATATGCAGGTTATTCCATGCCCGTACTATACAAGGGCCAAACTCATATCGAATCGCATAATTGGACAAGAACAAATGCTGGTTTATTTGATGTTTCCCATATGTTACAAAGTAAGTTATCTGGTCCTCATTCTGTTAGATTTCTACAACGTGTAACGCCAACAGATTTTAATGCTTTACCTGTAGGGTCAGGGACCTTAAGTGTTCTATTGAATCCGGAAGGTGGTGTAGTAGACGATACCATTATCACGAAAGAAAACCATAACGAGTTTTATATTGTGACCAATGCTGGTTGTGCGGAGAGAGATACTGAGTTCCTTCGCAGTGAGCTGCAAAATGGCTCTACTTCAGATTGTCAATGGAAAATCATTGAGGGTAGGTCACTATTGGCATTACAGGGTCCTAAAGCTACAGATGTTTTGGGACCACTTTTATTAAAGACAGCCCAGGGAAAGGATCTGAAAGAGTTATTTTTTGGACAAAGACACGAATTCGCGTTAAAAGATGGTACTTTGGTTCAAATTGCTAGAGGCGGATACACTGGTGAAGATGGGTTTGAGATAAGCATTGCAAATGAGAAGGCTGTTGAGTTTGCGGAGCAACTTTTGGCCAATCCGTTAATGAAGCCTATCGGACTAGCTGCTAGAGACAGTTTAAGATTGGAAGCTGGTATGTGTTTGTATGGTCatgaattggaagaaagtaTCACACCCGTAGAAGCCGCCTTGAACTGGGTAATTTCAAAgtcaagaagaaatatggTAGATCAAAAGTACTGGTTTAATGGATATGCCAAGATAATGGACCAGCTAAACAATAAAACGTATAGCAGAATACGAGTCGGATTCAAATACTTGAAAAAGGGACCAGCTGCCAGAAATGGTGTCAAGGTCTTCTTGCCCGATGGTCAAACCGAGGTAGGTCTTGTTACGTCAGGTAGTGCATCTCCAAGTTTGAACAACATTAATATTGGACAAGCATATGTACAGAAAGGTTACCACAAGAAGGGCACGGAGTTACTTGTTCAAGTAAGGAATAAATTCTACCCGATTGAGCTTGCCAAGATGCCTCTTGTGCCTACACATTACTACAAACAGTAG
- the DAS2 gene encoding putative uridine kinase DAS2 (similar to YDR020C) produces the protein MDKKAVEEKRIVISIGGGHATGVGAIALDLQNTFKSLYNSINIRVINLDNMIEGNIKSYNNNDYDFDNILNLVYEKHAVTSQNDMIQHDYEDPIDLIIVCGCYALYDKRINEISQLKVFLDSDADKRLISLIKKKNVESNEQLAQLITEYMDHLRPEMQQYIEPTRTFADLIIPSTNENLGRAVLVDGIVKAIEDTKSQIEGNNTNNKVRPRLWDFEAETMDLEKDRYYDLS, from the coding sequence ATGGACAAGAAAGCtgtcgaagaaaaaaggattGTAATTTCTATTGGTGGAGGACATGCTACTGGCGTGGGGGCAATTGCATTGGACTTACAAAACACCTTCAAAAGTCTGTATAACTCTATTAATATAAGGGTAATAAATTTAGACAATATGATAGAAGGTAACATCAAGAGCTACAATAATAACGACTATGATTTTGATAACATTCTCAATCTGGTCTATGAAAAGCATGCTGTAACTTCTCAAAATGATATGATTCAACATGACTACGAAGACCCAATAGATTTGATAATAGTATGTGGCTGTTATGCGCTATATGATAAACGCATCAACGAAATATCCCAATTAAAAGTATTCTTGGATAGCGATGCAGATAAAAGGTTAATTAGCCtaatcaagaagaagaacgtGGAGAGCAATGAACAACTAGCCCAGCTGATCACTGAATATATGGACCATTTACGTCCGGAGATGCAACAATATATAGAGCCCACTAGGACTTTTGCAGACTTGATCATTCCTTCCACAAATGAAAATCTGGGGCGTGCAGTTCTTGTGGATGGTATAGTGAAAGCAATCGAAGATACTAAAAGCCAAATAGAAGGCAACAATACGAACAACAAAGTACGCCCACGTTTATGGGACTTCGAAGCTGAGACAATGGACTTGGAGAAAGATAGATACTACGATCTCTCATGA
- the FAL1 gene encoding ATP-dependent RNA helicase FAL1 (Nucleolar protein required for maturation of 18S rRNA~similar to YDR021W), which translates to MSFNREEDQKLKFKTSKKLKVSSNFESMKLKDDLLRGIYSYGFEAPSSIQSRAITQIISGKDVIAQAQSGTGKTATFTIGLLQAIDLRKKDLQALILSPTRELASQIGQVVKNLGDYMNVNAFAMTGGKTLKDDLKKMQKHGCQVVSGTPGRVLDMIKRQMLQTRNVQMLVLDEADELLSETLGFKQQIYDIFAKLPKNCQVVVVSATMNKDILEVTRKFMNDPVKILVKRDEISLEGIKQYIVNVDKEDWKFDTLCDIYDSLTITQCVIFCNTKKKVDWLSQRLLQSNFAVVSMHGDMKQEERDKVMNDFRTGHSRVLISTDVWARGIDVQQVSLVINYDLPEIIENYIHRIGRSGRFGRKGVAINFITKADSAKLREIEKFYSIKINLMPANFAELS; encoded by the coding sequence ATGTCTTTTAACAGAGAAGAAGACCAAAAACTGAAGTTTAAAACATCGAAAAAACTAAAGGTGTCTTCGAATTTCGAAAGCATGAAGCTGAAAGATGATTTACTTCGAGGAATATATTCATACGGTTTTGAAGCACCATCCTCTATTCAATCGAGAGCTATTACACAGATTATCTCAGGAAAGGATGTTATTGCACAAGCACAATCAGGTACAGGTAAAACGGCAACTTTTACAATCGGCCTTTTACAAGCTATTGATTTAAGGAAGAAAGATTTGCAAGCTCTAATACTATCTCCTACGCGTGAATTGGCAAGCCAAATTGGGCAGGtagtaaaaaatttggGTGATTATATGAATGTCAATGCATTTGCAATGACTGGTGGTAAGACCCTGAAAGACGACctgaagaaaatgcaaaaaCATGGCTGCCAGGTCGTTAGCGGAACACCAGGAAGGGTATTAGACATGATTAAGAGACAAATGTTGCAAACAAGAAACGTTCAAATGCTAGTTTTAGATGAGGCTGATGAGTTATTGAGCGAGACGCTAGGTTTCAAACAACAGATATATGATATCTTTGCTAAATTGCCTAAAAATTGCCAAGTTGTTGTTGTAAGCGCAACAATGAATAAGGACATCTTGGAAGTAACCAGAAAATTTATGAATGATCCCGTTAAAATTCTAGTGAAGCGGGATGAAATATCGCTCGAAGGTATCAAGCAATATATCGTTAATGTTGACAAAGAAGACTGGAAGTTCGATACTCTGTGTGATATATACGATTCTTTGACTATTACACAATGTGTGATATTTTGTAataccaagaaaaaagtagatTGGTTATCCCAGCGGCTTCTTCAATCCAATTTTGCTGTAGTCTCCATGCACGGTGATAtgaaacaagaagaaagagataAAGTAATGAATGATTTCAGAACAGGCCATTCCCGTGTACTGATATCTACGGATGTTTGGGCGCGCGGTATTGATGTTCAACAAGTTTCTTTAGTCATTAACTATGATCTGCCAGaaataatagaaaattACATCCATCGTATCGGTAGAAGTGGTCGATTTGGTAGAAAGGGTGTGGCTATAAACTTCATTACCAAAGCTGACTCAGCAAAACTGagagaaattgaaaaattttattcCATCAAAATAAATCTAATGCCGGCAAATTTTGCAGAATTGTCATAA
- the ATG31 gene encoding Atg31p (Autophagy-specific protein required for autophagosome formation~similar to YDR022C) encodes MNVTVTVYDKNVKHRLEENVKNSKGPINNNQSAYNNESKSTDGSDYAMFPTNVRYIFEDNNDEIVDSSDAALTAGIDKDEDELENVIIVQLDESGSLEDITLISDQYELLSHRTNNLSLEENQMRTFASHSNDFKSNDDGEELSVDSGKLGMDLDIELDVISQFCDLSPLLRDLSLNDLIKLYVTQNEQLQMISNSI; translated from the coding sequence ATGAACGTTACAGTTACTGTTTATGATAAGAACGTCAAGCACAGattagaagaaaatgttaAAAATAGCAAGGGTCCCATCAACAACAATCAATCAGCATACAATAATGAGTCAAAGAGCACGGACGGAAGTGATTATGCAATGTTTCCCACTAATGTTAGGTACATCTTTGAAGATAACAACGATGAAATAGTAGATTCAAGTGATGCCGCTTTGACGGCAGGAATAGATAAGGACGAAGATGAACTCGAAAATGTCATAATTGTTCAATTAGATGAATCAGGATCTCTTGAGGATATTACGCTGATCAGCGACCAATACGAGCTTTTGTCGCATAGAACAAATAATCTCAGCTTGGAGGAAAATCAAATGAGAACATTTGCATCACATAGTAATGATTTTAAATCAAATGATGATGGGGAAGAACTCAGCGTTGACAGTGGTAAACTCGGAATGGACTTGGACATAGAACTTGATGTGATTTCGCAATTTTGCGATTTGTCTCCTTTACTTCGCGATTTGAGTCTGAATGACCTGATTAAGCTCTATGTCACACAGAATGAACAGTTACAAATGATCTCCAATTCTATATga
- the SES1 gene encoding serine--tRNA ligase SES1 (Cytosolic seryl-tRNA synthetase~similar to YDR023W): MLDINQFIEDKGGNPELIRQSQKARNASVEIVDEIISDYKDWVKTRFELDELNKKFNKLQKDIGLKFKNKEDASELLAEKEKLTQHKKELTEKEQQEDKDLKKKVFQVGNIVHPSVVVSNDEENNELVRTWKPEDLEAVGPIASVTGKPASLSHHEILLRLDGYDPDRGVKICGHRGYFFRNYGVFLNQALINYGLQFLAAKGYIPLQAPVMMNKELMSKTAQLSEFDEELYKVIDGDDEKYLIATSEQPISAYHSGEWFEKPQEQLPIHYVGYSSCFRREAGSHGKDAWGVFRVHAFEKIEQFVITEPEKSWEEFEKMISYSEEFYKSLKLPYRIVGIVSGELNNAAAKKYDLEAWFPYQKEYKELVSCSNCTDYQSRNLEIRCGIKKMGDREKKYVHCLNSTLAATQRALCCILENYQTEDGLVVPEVLRKYIPGEPEFLPFVNELPKNSTSSKDKKKKN, translated from the coding sequence ATGTTGGACATCAACCAATTCATCGAAGATAAGGGCGGTAACCCAGAACTAATCAGACAATCTCAGAAAGCTAGAAATGCTAGTGTTGAAATTGTCGACGAAATCATTTCCGACTACAAAGATTGGGTCAAAACAAGATTCGAATTAGACGAattgaacaagaaattcAACAAACTTCAAAAGGATATTGGTTTGAAgttcaagaacaaagaagacGCTTCTGAATTATTGgctgaaaaggaaaagttaACCCAACACAAGAAGGAATTGACTGAAAAGGAGCAACAAGAAGATAAGgacttgaagaaaaaggttttCCAAGTAGGCAATATTGTTCACCCATCCGTTGTTGTTtccaatgatgaagaaaacaatgaattGGTTCGTACTTGGAAACCAGAAGATTTAGAAGCCGTTGGTCCCATTGCTTCTGTAACTGGTAAACCAGCTAGTTTATCCCATCACGAAATCTTGTTGAGATTAGATGGATATGATCCAGACCGTGGTGTGAAGATCTGTGGTCACAGAGGTTATTTCTTTAGAAACTACGGTGTTTTCTTGAACCAAGCTTTGATTAACTATGGTTTACAGTTCTTAGCTGCTAAGGGTTATATCCCATTGCAAGCTCCAGTTATGATGAACAAAGAACTTATGTCAAAAACTGCTCAACTATCTGAATTCGATGAAGAGTTATACAAAGTTATCGATGGggatgatgaaaaataccTAATTGCTACTTCAGAACAACCTATCTCCGCTTACCACAGTGGCGAATGGTTTGAAAAACCGCAAGAGCAATTACCTATTCATTACGTCGGCTACTCTTCTTGTTTCCGTAGAGAAGCTGGTTCTCACGGTAAAGATGCTTGGGGTGTCTTCAGAGTTCatgcttttgaaaaaattgaacaatttgTCATAACTGAACCTGAAAAATCTTGGGAAGAGTTTGAAAAGATGATTTCTTATTCTGAGGAATTTTACAAGTCCTTGAAGTTACCATACCGTATCGTTGGTATTGTCTCCGGTGAGTTAAACAATGCAGCTGCTAAAAAGTACGACTTAGAAGCCTGGTTCCCATACCAAAAGGAGTACAAAGAACTTGTCTCTTGCTCGAATTGTACTGATTATCAATCAAGAAACTTGGAAATTAGATGCggtataaaaaaaatgggtgACAGAGAAAAGAAGTATGTGCACTGTTTGAATTCCACTTTGGCTGCTACTCAAAGAGCTTTGTGCTGTATTTTGGAGAACTACCAAACTGAGGATGGTTTAGTTGTTCCAGAAGTTTTGAGAAAGTACATTCCAGGTGAACCAGAATTTTTGCCATTCGTCAATGAGTTACCAAAGAATTCTACCTCTAGtaaagacaagaaaaagaagaattaa
- the RPS11A gene encoding 40S ribosomal protein uS17 (Protein component of the small (40S) ribosomal subunit~similar to YDR025W), with product MSTELTVQSERAFQKQPHIFNNPKVKTSKRTKRWYKNAGLGFKTPKTAIEGSYIDKKCPFTGLVSIRGKILTGTVVSTKMHRTIVIRRAYLHYIPKYNRYEKRHKNVPVHVSPAFRVQVGDIVTVGQCRPISKTVRFNVVKVSAATGKANKQFAKF from the exons ATGTCTACTGAATTAACCGTTCAATCCGAGAGAGCTTTCCAAAAG caaCCACACATCTTCAACAACCCAAAGGTCAAGACTTCCAAGAGAACCAAGAGATGGTATAAAAATGCCGGTTTGGGATTCAAGACCCCAAAGACTGCTATCGAGGGCTCCTACATTGACAAGAAATGTCCATTCACTGGTTTAGTTTCCATCCGTGGTAAGATCTTGACCGGTACTGTCGTCTCCACCAAGATGCACCGTACCATCGTCATCAGAAGAGCTTACTTGCATTACATTCCTAAGTACAACAGATACGAAAAGAGACACAAGAACGTCCCAGTTCATGTTTCCCCAGCTTTCCGTGTCCAAGTTGGTGACATCGTTACCGTCGGCCAATGTAGACCAATCTCCAAGACTGTTAGATTTAACGTCGTCAAGGTCTCTGCTGCTACCGGTAAGGCTAACAAACAATTTGCTAAATTTTAA
- the NSI1 gene encoding Nsi1p (RNA polymerase I termination factor~similar to YDR026C) has protein sequence MDSTSSSTNANFQNDNDPKESVEEAVLKYVGVDLKDHVKKIKKKSKKHKKKKHGLKISREDKDTNIDWYLKASDTNDSRKEGDIEPDSVAVAAIAAAYNNSIREKDKRSNHKRSFNSRSEGKKYRKSKNSKERKAKIKMVLDPELTTLDDAITTAAFSPDDLIAETAFDKYVDAEKTYLVKHPNKSSEVDDNNKENNFDNNSSTLVRIYTDLEGIPNDGSYIKRTPKTPEKGIKLGESTLTLEENKGDTALLRSDIVKASAVDGAITKSVGKKFTSSEEDALDQFIEEYMKIRDLDRRHMCERIWSTDGVIRDGFWANISKVLPYRTRSSIYKHIRRKYHIFEQRGKWTPEEDQELARLCLEKEGHWTEVGKSLGRMPEDCRDRWRNYMKCGSKRGSKRWSKEEEQLLTTVVNEMIEEAHQYQGMKALEAVNKSDEYNQMYTRGPKGKRISDNPTFKDMINWTVVSERMSGTRSRIQCRYKWNKLVTDEAARNMISIPFSERKWLLEKLSQLSKASYSNIDWNSIAASKPGSPRTGLELRLCYEQMREKVQDFKERSTADTIELLLEPMN, from the coding sequence ATGGATAGCACATCAAGTTCTACGAACGCAAACTTCCAGAACGATAATGACCCAAAGGAATCAGTAGAAGAAGCAGTACTAAAGTATGTGGGAGTCGACTTAAAAGACCACGTTAAAAagatcaagaagaaatcaaagaaacataagaagaaaaaacacggtttgaaaatttctCGTGAAGACAAGGATACCAACATAGATTGGTATTTGAAAGCATCGGACACAAACGATTCACGTAAAGAGGGTGACATAGAACCAGATTCTGTTGCTGTAGCGGCCATTGCCGCCGCATACAACAACTCAATAAGGGAAAAAGACAAGAGGAGCAACCATAAACGATCTTTTAACAGTAGATCAGAGGGGAAGAAGTACCGTAAATCAAAAAACtccaaagaaagaaaagcaaaaataaaaatggtCCTTGATCCGGAGTTAACTACACTAGACGATGCTataacaacagcagcatTCTCACCTGATGATCTCATTGCTGAAACAGCTTTTGATAAGTATGTTGATGCTGAAAAGACATACCTGGTTAAACACCCAAATAAATCGTCAGAGGTTgacgataataataaagaaaacaactTTGATAACAATAGCAGCACGCTAGTTAGGATTTATACCGATTTAGAGGGAATTCCAAATGACGGTAGCTACATAAAACGCACTCCAAAGACACCCGAAAAGGGTATTAAATTAGGTGAATCAACATTAACACTAGAGGAAAACAAGGGAGATACTGCATTGCTGCGATCTGATATTGTGAAAGCCTCTGCAGTCGATGGTGCTATCACAAAATCCGTGGGTAAGAAGTTCACTTCCAGCGAGGAAGATGCTTTGGACCAGTTTATCGAAGAATACATGAAAATAAGAGACCTGGATAGACGCCACATGTGTGAGAGAATTTGGTCTACAGACGGGGTCATTAGAGATGGGTTTTGGGCAAATATCAGCAAAGTTTTGCCTTATAGAACAAGGTCCTCAATATATAAACatataagaagaaaatatcatatttTCGAACAACGTGGGAAGTGGACGCCGGAGGAAGATCAAGAATTGGCAAGATTATGTTTAGAAAAGGAGGGTCATTGGACGGAGGTAGGCAAATCGTTAGGCAGAATGCCTGAAGATTGTAGAGACCGTTGGAGAAATTATATGAAGTGTGGTTCAAAGAGGGGCTCTAAAAGATGGtcgaaagaagaagaacagtTGCTGACTACCGTTGTGAATGAAATGATTGAAGAAGCACACCAATACCAAGGGATGAAAGCATTGGAGGCTGTGAACAAAAGTGATGAATACAATCAAATGTATACCAGGGGTCCAAAGGGAAAGAGGATTAGCGATAATCCTACCTTCAAAGATATGATTAATTGGACTGTGGTCAGTGAACGCATGAGCGGAACGAGATCCCGAATACAATGCCGCTATAAATGGAATAAATTAGTGACGGATGAAGCAGCAAGAAACATGATAAGTATTCCTTTTTCTGAAAGGAAGTGGCTGTTAGAAAAGTTGAGCCAGCTATCTAAAGCATCTTATTCGAATATCGACTGGAATAGTATAGCTGCCTCTAAGCCAGGATCTCCCCGGACTGGTCTTGAGCTAAGATTATGTTACGAGCAGATGAGAGAAAAGGTTCAAGACTTCAAAGAAAGGTCGACAGCTGACACAATCGAGTTATTGTTAGAACCAATGAATTAA